GAGGTCGACAGCGCCGACGCCGTCGAGCTGGCGGCCCGGGCGGTGCCCACCGTCCAGCTGGACCGGTGCGTGCCCTCCACCGCGGCCCACTTCGTGGCCGTCAACAACCTGCGTGGCATGGAGCTCGTCGGCGAGCACGCCGCGGCCCGCATCGACCTGGCCCGGCAGCCGGTCGTGTACGTCGGCGCCGAGCCCGACTCCTCCTCCGCCCACGAGCGGCTCGACGGCTTCCGCCAGGCGTTCGGCCCGGACGCCCCCGTGCTGCTGGGCTCCTTCTCCAGCGCGTGGGGCAACGAGGCCGCGCGGCGGCTGCTGGCCGACGGGTGGGAGCGGGCGACCGTGGTGACCGCGGCCGACGTGATCGCCCTCGGCGTGCTGTCCCAGCTGCTGCACGCGGGTCGCGCCGTACCGGACGACTTCCGGGTGATCGGCTTCGACGGGATCGGCGCCGGGACGCTGGCCCACCCGCCGCTGACGACCGTGCGCCAGCCGGTCGAGGAGATGACCCTGGCGATCCGCGACCTGATCGACGGTGGCGAGGGGCCCGAGCGCGACGCGCCCACCCACGGCCACCGGTTCGCCCCGGTCTTCATCGAGGGCGAGACGAGCCCGTGACGACGACGGCCCCGCCGACCGAGGTCGGCGGGGCCGTCGTACGGCACTCAGCGGGTCACTGCGACGGCAGGTCCGAGAGCAGGCTCTCGAGGTCCGTCGGCAGGTCCGACGGGAGGTCGGAGAGCAGGCTCTCCAGGTCCTCCGGCGAGGTCGGCAGGTCCGTCGGGACCTCGGTCGGCAGGTCCGTCGGGACCTCGGTCGGCAGGTCGGACGAGTCGCCCGAGTCGCCCGAGTCGTCCGAGCCGGTCGAGCCCGAGCACGTCTTGGCCTGGTACTCCGAGAAGGCCTCGACCTTCTTCTTCTCGTCCTTGCTGAGGTCGGCCTCGAACGGGTTCTCGTCGCCGCCCTTGGTGAGGGCCTCCTTGATGTCGTCCGCGTCGATGTCCTTCGCGGCGTCGAGCTGGATCTCGAAGCCCTCGCGAGCGTCGTCGGAGATGTCCTTCGGCGTACCGACCTTCTCGAGGTCGTCGGCCTGCTCCTTGACGAGGTCGGCGAGCTTGTCCCAGTCCTCGTCGGTGAAGGCCTTGGTGAAGGCGGCGTCGCTGCTCGAGCCGGACACGGCGTCGCAGAAGTCCTTGACCGAGGCGTCAGTCGGCGCGCCGCCACCGCACGCGGTGAGCGAGAGGGCGAGCAGGACGGCAGCACCGGCGGAGGCCAGCGGGCGCTTGATCGGGGTCATGTCAGTTCCTTTCCTGAGGGGGTGGAGCACGTCGGCACGCCCCTCGAGCAGGGGCGCGGCCGCACGGGCGACCACGCGGTCACCCTGCCCCCACCGGTCTCAGACTATTCACAGGGAGGACGAACAGCAGGTTGCGGTCCCGTGACCGGCGTGGTGCGACTGCGGAGTCAGCCGCC
The genomic region above belongs to Nocardioides sp. QY071 and contains:
- a CDS encoding LacI family DNA-binding transcriptional regulator, encoding MADVAREAGVSVATVSRALSGTRAVDPALAERVLAAAERLGYQVNLVGRALRQTRTATVGLVVPDLDNPFFSALAQHLARVFTETDVDLFVFAADGSLATELRGVRSFLGRQVDALVMIPVHEVDSADAVELAARAVPTVQLDRCVPSTAAHFVAVNNLRGMELVGEHAAARIDLARQPVVYVGAEPDSSSAHERLDGFRQAFGPDAPVLLGSFSSAWGNEAARRLLADGWERATVVTAADVIALGVLSQLLHAGRAVPDDFRVIGFDGIGAGTLAHPPLTTVRQPVEEMTLAIRDLIDGGEGPERDAPTHGHRFAPVFIEGETSP